A single window of Botrytis cinerea B05.10 chromosome 3, complete sequence DNA harbors:
- the Bctem1 gene encoding Bctem1 — MDAEIAYDNQGVDPPQDDAMGGMEERAHTPTHNSRHSASASADFQTPSQYPQEYPASPPQEEPTNGRYATPPTTFPASLSRPASGLSGHGNYGNAYQEQNSRSSGASTDQQQQQQRGSKNSVVIKVGMVGDAQIGKTSLMVKYVEGSWDEDYIQTLGVNFMEKTISIRNTEITFSIWDLGGQREFVNMLPLVCNDAVAILFMFDLTRKSTLNSIKEWYRQGRGFNKTAIPFLVGTKYDHFVNFPREDQEEISNQARRFAKAMRASLIFSSTSHSINVQKIFKIVLSKAFDLKCTIPEIENVGEPLLLYQSVG, encoded by the exons ATGGACGCCGAAATCGCATACGATAATCAGGGAGTCGACCCACCCCAAGACGATGCTATGGGCGGAATGGAGGAGAGAGCACATACGCCAACGCATAACAGTCGACACTCTGCGTCTGCATCTGCAGATTTCCAAACCCCATCACAATATCCACAAGAATATCCCGCGTCACCTCCACAAGAAGAACCTACAAATGGTCGATATGCTACCCCTCCCACAACTTTTCCCGCGTCACTTTCGCGCCCGGCTTCAGGGCTGTCAGGTCACGGCAACTATGGCAACGCATACCAAGAACAAAATTCACGGAGTTCAGGTGCGAGTACAGAtcagcaacagcagcaacaacGGGGCTCGAAGAATAGTGTCGTCATCAAGGTCGGCATGGTAGGGGATGCTCAAATTGGCAAAACCTCCTTAATGGTCAAATATGTAGAAGGTAGTTGGGATGAAGATTACATTCAGACATTGGGTGTTAACTTCATGGAGAAAACTATATCGATACGCAATACCGAGATTACATTTTCAATATGGGATTTGGGAGGACAGAGAGAGTTCGTGAATATGCTACCGCTTGTTTGCAACGATGCAGTGGCTATATTATTCATGTTTGATTTGACGCGAAAGAGTACTTTGAATAGCATTAAGGAGTGGTATAGGCAGGGGAGAGGTTTCAACAAGACGGCGATTCCGTTCCTGGTCGGCACAAAATACGATCATTTTGTGAACTTTCCAAGAGAGGACCAAGAGGAAATCTCAAATCAG GCTCGAAGATTCGCAAAAGCTATGCGCGCAAGTCTGATTTTTAGTAGTACAAGCCATAGCATCAACGTTCAAAAG ATTTTCAAGATTGTTCTCTCAAAAGCCTTCGACCTCAAATGCACAATTCCCGAAATCGAAAATGTTGGCGaacctcttctcctttaCCAATCCGTCGGTTAA
- the Bcgcv3 gene encoding Bcgcv3 gives MASIARSLRPCASKITSSPFKTVPSWRSSSFGAVRAFSVSRAAFNKKYTKDHEWILLSPDNKTGTIGISDYAAHALGDVVYVELPTVPLDVGAGDAIGAVESVKSASDINSPIACKIVQANKMLEETPSTINKGPEDETSAGGWVAKVEVGEQGVKDLEGLMDESAYKAFIEE, from the exons ATGGCATCAATCGCAAGGAGTTTAAGGCCATGCGCCTCAAAAATTACATCCAGCCCATTCAAGACTGTTCCGTCATGGAGATCTTCATCCTTTGGAGCTGTTCGAGCTTTCTCGGTATCTAGAGCTG CTTTCAACAAGAAGTACACCAAGGACCACGAATGGATTCTCCTGTCTCCCGATAACAAGACTGGCACAATCGGCATCAGTGACTATGCCGCACATGCTCTTGGTGACGTCGTTTATGTCGAGCTTCCTACCGTCCCCCTAGACGTCGGCGCTGGTGATGCCATTGGTGCCGTAGAGTCTGTCAAGAGCGCATCCGATATCAACAGTCCTATCGCTTGCAAGATTGTGCAGGCTAACAAGATGTTGGAGGAAACACCAAGCACTATCAACAAGGGGCCCGAAGATGAAACAAGTGCCGGAGGCTGGGTTGCCAAGGTTGAAGTTGGAGAGCAGGGAGTCAAGGATCTGGAAGGCTTGATGGATGAGAGTGCTTACAAGGCATTTATTGAGGAATAA
- the Bchem3 gene encoding Bchem3: MATHEQKESTSSRSVLDPTTSTQEKSSKDTAPLRALDHQSERETSQNEKPATIHIGTRKSALAMVQTEQVKAALEKAHPHLNFEITKLETMGDKNQVTALHDFGAKSLWTHELEALLLDRKLDIVVHCLKDMPTQLPSKCIIGAILEREDPRDALIMKAGSNYKSLSELPAGSVVGTSSVRRSAQIARKYPELKFENARGNIGTRLNKLDADDGKYSCLILAAAGLLRMGWGERITQYLDSKTEGGGMLHAVGQGALALEVRDGDEEIGTMISALQHEPTQLAGLAERSLMRTLEGGCSVPIGVETTWIEKGKLLMKAIVVSLDGTESVESERLEEILTPKDADEFGWSLAQDLVSKGAAKILEAINLNRPVIKEGGNA; this comes from the coding sequence ATGGCGACTCACGAGCAAAAAGAATCTACATCCTCCCGCTCCGTTCTCGACCCCACTACCAGTACCCAAGAAAAGTCCTCCAAAGACACTGCGCCCCTCCGCGCTCTCGATCACCAATCCGAACGCGAGACATCCCAGAATGAAAAGCCAGCCACTATTCACATTGGCACACGCAAATCCGCACTCGCCATGGTGCAAACCGAGCAAGTAAAGGCTGCGCTCGAAAAAGCCCATCCCCATTTAAACTTCGAGATTACCAAATTGGAAACGATGGGCGACAAGAATCAAGTAACTGCTCTGCATGATTTTGGCGCAAAGAGTCTATGGACACATGAACTTGAGGCTTTGTTGTTGGACAGAAAGTTGGATATTGTGGTTCACTGTCTTAAAGATATGCCAACGCAATTACCGAGCAAATGTATAATTGGTGCCATCCTCGAACGAGAAGATCCTCGGGATGCCTTGATTATGAAGGCAGGAAGTAATTACAAGAGCTTGTCAGAGCTGCCGGCTGGAAGCGTTGTGGGGACGAGTAGTGTGAGAAGAAGCGCGCAGATAGCTAGGAAGTACCCCGAGTTAAAGTTTGAGAACGCGAGGGGCAACATTGGAACTAGGTTGAATAAGTTGGATGCGGATGATGGGAAGTATTCATGTTTGATTTTAGCAGCGGCGGGCTTGTTAAGAATGGGTTGGGGAGAGAGAATCACGCAGTATCTGGATAGTAAAACAGAGGGTGGCGGTATGTTGCATGCTGTGGGACAAGGTGCATTGGCTCTGGAGGTTAGAGATGGTGACGAAGAAATCGGCACGATGATCTCTGCGTTGCAACATGAACCGACTCAATTGGCGGGGTTGGCGGAAAGAAGTCTGATGAGAACTTTGGAAGGTGGATGCAGTGTGCCGATCGGAGTTGAGACGACCTGGATCGAAAAGGGGAAATTGTTAATGAAGGCCATCGTTGTCAGTCTTGATGGAACCGAGAGCGTGGAATCAGAGAGGTTGGAGGAGATTCTCACGCCAAAAGATGCTGATGAGTTTGGATGGTCTCTTGCCCAAGATTTGGTTAGCAAGGGTGCTGCCAAAATACTGGAGGCTATCAACCTTAATCGTCCCGTCATTAAGGAGGGTGGTAATGCATAA